From a region of the Corallococcus coralloides DSM 2259 genome:
- a CDS encoding heparinase II/III family protein: MGTLDYYATMARMAPGALAKSAVRRVQKVARQALYRRREQVDEAQLLESFGATRAEDLVTLALDHRTSRAWCELSQRESARAAIQSVPGAKARTALRAERALRQEWDVFGTPVSFGEGKPVDWSLDPVSGRHYPVDPVERMPLHVTGMDPKYPWVLGRLDSVVALAQGAWVADTEAARSRFATAFVNQTLDFLQANPVGMGVHWTCPMEIALRAANLAQALAMFADAPQVRRPEFLVPVLGALAEHCAWVEAHLENTSAVPNNHLVSNYVGLAVVGLLFPELPGAPRQVALAANGLRSEMDAQVHPEGTSFEGSIPYHRLSVELFTLAFLVARGAGVSLGPAYESRLRLMFVAARAWSSESGLAPQIGDNDSGRVFPFQDREDGDHSYLAGLGAALFNDAGLGGGVFPDEAAWLLGDAGFVRFHALPVAPAPASVSFSEGGFHILRGEGVVLTVSAGKQGQRGVGGHSHNDKLSFELHLAGRPVIVDSGTGSYTRDPALRNAMRSTAAHNTLQVDGAEQAPLDPARLFALPEDARARVVAFQPGAKHDRLVVRHDGYRHLPAPVGIERTFFLDRHVRALAVGDRLVGTGRHEVVGRLHLPDAQARWCQPAAEVVARAGRVQEGPEAFDARALEIGPADAPAGWVLFGQGLETLLVPSHYSPAYGRVVPAVSVEFRRQLTPPAWLGWVFVFR, encoded by the coding sequence ATGGGTACTCTCGATTACTACGCGACGATGGCTCGGATGGCGCCTGGGGCGCTCGCGAAGAGCGCGGTCCGCCGGGTCCAGAAGGTCGCACGGCAGGCGCTGTACCGCCGCCGCGAGCAGGTGGACGAGGCGCAGCTGCTGGAGTCCTTCGGCGCCACGCGCGCCGAGGACTTGGTGACGCTCGCGCTGGATCACCGCACGTCGCGGGCCTGGTGTGAGCTGTCGCAGCGCGAGTCCGCTCGCGCCGCCATCCAGAGTGTTCCGGGCGCGAAGGCTCGCACTGCACTGCGAGCCGAGCGTGCTCTCCGTCAGGAGTGGGACGTCTTCGGCACGCCCGTCTCCTTCGGTGAAGGCAAGCCGGTGGACTGGTCCCTGGATCCGGTGAGCGGCCGGCACTATCCGGTGGATCCCGTGGAGCGCATGCCGCTGCACGTGACGGGCATGGATCCGAAGTACCCGTGGGTGCTGGGCCGGCTGGACAGCGTGGTGGCCCTGGCGCAGGGCGCGTGGGTGGCGGACACGGAGGCCGCGCGCTCGCGCTTCGCCACCGCGTTCGTCAATCAGACGCTGGACTTCCTGCAGGCCAACCCCGTGGGCATGGGCGTCCACTGGACGTGCCCCATGGAGATTGCCCTGCGCGCGGCCAACCTCGCGCAGGCGCTGGCGATGTTCGCGGACGCGCCCCAGGTGCGCCGTCCGGAGTTCCTGGTGCCCGTGCTGGGCGCGCTCGCGGAGCACTGCGCCTGGGTGGAGGCCCACCTGGAAAACACCAGCGCGGTGCCCAACAACCACCTCGTCTCCAACTACGTGGGGCTGGCGGTGGTGGGGCTGCTCTTCCCGGAGCTGCCCGGCGCGCCCCGGCAGGTGGCGCTCGCGGCCAACGGCCTGCGCTCGGAGATGGACGCGCAGGTCCACCCCGAGGGCACGTCCTTCGAGGGCTCCATTCCCTATCACCGCCTGTCGGTGGAGCTGTTCACGCTGGCCTTCCTCGTCGCTCGCGGCGCGGGCGTGTCGCTGGGCCCTGCGTACGAATCACGCCTGCGATTGATGTTCGTCGCGGCCCGCGCGTGGTCTTCCGAGTCCGGCCTGGCGCCGCAGATTGGCGACAACGACAGCGGCCGCGTGTTCCCGTTCCAGGACCGTGAGGATGGGGATCACAGCTACCTCGCGGGGCTGGGCGCGGCGCTCTTCAACGACGCGGGGCTGGGCGGCGGCGTGTTCCCGGACGAGGCGGCGTGGCTTCTGGGCGACGCGGGCTTCGTGCGCTTCCACGCGCTGCCCGTGGCTCCTGCTCCCGCGTCGGTAAGCTTTTCGGAAGGTGGCTTCCACATCTTGCGCGGTGAGGGTGTCGTGCTCACCGTCTCGGCCGGAAAACAGGGGCAGCGGGGCGTCGGAGGACACAGCCACAACGACAAGCTTTCCTTCGAGCTTCACCTCGCCGGCCGCCCCGTCATCGTCGATTCCGGCACGGGTTCGTACACGCGGGATCCGGCCCTGCGCAACGCGATGCGGAGCACCGCGGCGCACAACACGCTTCAGGTGGATGGGGCGGAGCAGGCCCCGTTGGATCCGGCGCGGCTGTTCGCGCTGCCGGAGGATGCCCGGGCTCGCGTCGTGGCCTTCCAGCCCGGCGCGAAGCATGACCGGCTGGTGGTGCGCCATGACGGCTACCGCCACCTGCCGGCCCCGGTAGGGATTGAGAGGACCTTCTTCCTCGACCGGCACGTGCGCGCGCTGGCCGTGGGGGACCGGCTCGTCGGAACGGGCCGTCATGAGGTGGTCGGACGTTTGCACCTGCCGGATGCGCAGGCGCGGTGGTGCCAGCCCGCGGCGGAAGTGGTGGCGCGGGCGGGGCGCGTGCAGGAGGGCCCGGAGGCCTTCGATGCACGGGCCCTGGAGATTGGTCCGGCGGATGCACCCGCGGGTTGGGTGCTCTTCGGGCAGGGGTTGGAGACCCTGCTCGTGCCGTCTCACTACTCGCCCGCGTATGGGCGCGTGGTGCCGGCGGTGTCGGTGGAGTTCCGGAGGCAGCTGACGCCTCCGGCATGGTTGGGGTGGGTGTTCGTCTTCAGGTGA
- a CDS encoding nucleotide sugar dehydrogenase yields the protein MVGNPLLGRIQNREAKVGVVGLGYVGLPLGMAFAEAGFPVTGLDVDQRKIDKIAKGESYIKHIPSAPLAELTNAGKLKATNDFAKARELDCVVICVPTPLTASREPDMTFIIQTGEALAPYVRPGQLFILESTTYPGTTEEVLKPLLEKNGLKAGVDFFLAFSPEREDPGNKGFNTKTIPKVVGGYSPACLEVAVALYGSALKEVVPVSSTRVAELAKLLENIYRCVNIAMVNEMKMLCDRMNVDVWEVIQAASTKPFGFQPFYPGPGLGGHCIPIDPFYLTWKAREFEFHTKFIELAGEVNWQMPYYVVQRTMEALNQNKKVLNGAKVLCIGAAYKKDIDDHRESPSLRVMTLLKEKGAEIAYHDPFVKELHKGHGFNMEMKSVPLDPETLGQYDAVMILTDHSHIDYNELVQRSNIVVDTRNATKAVTQGREKIVKA from the coding sequence ATGGTTGGCAACCCGTTGCTGGGTCGGATTCAGAATCGGGAAGCGAAGGTGGGCGTGGTGGGTCTCGGGTACGTCGGTCTTCCGCTGGGCATGGCCTTCGCGGAAGCGGGCTTCCCGGTCACGGGGCTGGACGTCGACCAGCGCAAGATCGACAAGATCGCCAAGGGTGAGAGCTACATCAAGCACATCCCCAGCGCGCCGCTGGCGGAGCTCACCAACGCCGGCAAGCTCAAGGCGACCAATGACTTCGCCAAGGCCCGCGAGTTGGACTGCGTGGTCATCTGCGTGCCCACGCCGCTGACCGCGTCGCGTGAGCCGGACATGACCTTCATCATCCAGACGGGCGAGGCCCTGGCGCCGTACGTGCGCCCCGGCCAGCTCTTCATCCTGGAGTCCACCACCTACCCGGGCACCACGGAGGAGGTGCTCAAGCCGCTGCTGGAGAAGAACGGCCTCAAGGCGGGCGTGGACTTCTTCCTGGCCTTCAGCCCGGAGCGCGAGGACCCGGGCAACAAGGGCTTCAACACCAAGACGATTCCGAAGGTCGTGGGCGGCTACTCGCCCGCGTGCCTCGAGGTGGCGGTCGCCCTCTACGGCAGCGCGCTGAAGGAAGTGGTGCCGGTGTCGTCCACGCGCGTGGCGGAGCTGGCCAAGCTGCTGGAGAACATCTACCGCTGCGTGAACATCGCCATGGTCAACGAGATGAAGATGCTCTGCGACCGCATGAACGTGGACGTGTGGGAGGTCATCCAGGCCGCCAGCACCAAGCCCTTCGGCTTCCAGCCGTTCTACCCGGGCCCCGGCCTGGGCGGGCACTGCATCCCCATCGACCCGTTCTACCTGACGTGGAAGGCGCGCGAGTTCGAGTTCCACACCAAGTTCATCGAGCTGGCCGGTGAGGTGAACTGGCAGATGCCCTACTACGTGGTGCAGCGCACGATGGAGGCGCTCAACCAGAACAAGAAGGTGCTCAACGGCGCGAAGGTCCTCTGCATCGGCGCGGCGTACAAGAAGGACATCGACGACCACCGCGAGTCCCCGTCGCTGCGCGTGATGACGCTCCTCAAGGAGAAGGGCGCGGAGATCGCCTACCACGACCCGTTCGTGAAGGAGCTGCACAAGGGCCACGGCTTCAACATGGAGATGAAGTCCGTCCCGCTCGACCCGGAGACGCTTGGCCAGTACGACGCGGTGATGATCCTCACGGACCACTCGCACATCGACTACAACGAGCTGGTCCAGCGCTCGAACATCGTCGTCGACACGCGCAACGCGACCAAGGCCGTCACCCAGGGCCGCGAGAAGATCGTCAAGGCGTAA
- a CDS encoding histidine kinase dimerization/phospho-acceptor domain-containing protein: METTLTAVAEQALRGGTRAGLEALLKASLRLTGATGAALYEGRVCVMKVGNVPARRADATKQSSILELWPAPLTTSQRSVVKRFSAFAPALLAAHAREVAQGARQARLLEAKRRLERTVAVQDKRRSRAAHDLRTPLMVIKGYVDMMIKGTGGPLGPQAQRYLERIAKVAADQKELIDRRLAPPVPGLEDLRPVLTQAFAPTRGRAAATLTLPAERTVPVRGARADWELLARTLVRGTAGAVAVDVHLGPAQEASQWLLRVRACPGAALTARTRAMLQQLAERLGGTLAVALEPRLELTLVLPGDDAFPVPAHR; the protein is encoded by the coding sequence ATGGAAACGACGCTGACGGCGGTGGCCGAGCAGGCGCTGCGCGGAGGAACGCGCGCGGGCCTGGAGGCTCTCCTCAAGGCGTCCTTGCGGCTGACCGGGGCGACCGGCGCGGCCCTCTATGAAGGACGCGTGTGCGTGATGAAGGTGGGGAACGTCCCCGCCCGTCGCGCGGATGCCACGAAGCAGTCCTCTATCTTGGAGCTCTGGCCCGCGCCGCTGACGACGTCGCAGCGGAGCGTGGTGAAGCGCTTCAGCGCTTTCGCCCCGGCGCTGCTCGCGGCGCACGCACGTGAGGTGGCGCAGGGTGCACGACAGGCCCGGCTGCTGGAAGCGAAGCGGCGCCTGGAGCGCACCGTGGCGGTGCAGGACAAGCGGCGCTCTCGCGCGGCGCACGACCTGCGCACGCCGCTGATGGTCATCAAGGGCTATGTGGACATGATGATCAAGGGCACCGGCGGACCGCTGGGCCCGCAGGCGCAGCGCTACCTGGAGCGGATCGCCAAGGTCGCCGCGGATCAGAAGGAGCTCATCGACCGGCGCCTGGCACCGCCCGTACCGGGCCTGGAGGACCTGCGCCCTGTCCTGACGCAAGCCTTCGCGCCCACGCGAGGCCGCGCCGCCGCCACGCTGACGCTGCCCGCGGAACGGACCGTGCCGGTGAGAGGCGCCCGGGCGGACTGGGAGCTGCTCGCCCGCACGCTGGTCAGGGGCACCGCTGGCGCCGTGGCCGTGGATGTCCACCTGGGCCCGGCCCAGGAGGCCTCCCAGTGGCTGCTGCGCGTCAGGGCCTGCCCTGGTGCGGCCCTGACGGCGCGGACCCGGGCCATGCTCCAGCAGCTCGCGGAGCGCCTGGGAGGCACGCTGGCCGTGGCGTTGGAGCCCCGGCTGGAGCTCACCTTGGTACTGCCAGGGGATGACGCCTTCCCCGTACCCGCCCACCGCTAG
- a CDS encoding TldD/PmbA family protein, with protein MRPGGSSLHAWRVRGGPSPRFWLQCVAVPGSSRPLFPLFLAASFLMGAAPAPDPRAPLLDAMSAELQRNQQQLKVNGHEAPYFLSYGVKDYESRLIIARYGALFQDDDYRERKLGVDVRVGSYDYDSSVADSLDFGFSTSKGSSFTARKDGPQDDSPLALRTALWLVTDEKYKAALFQYLKKKGEDVYTVEDPKRPASFSKETPATYVQPPVAFPFDRQKWRKLARDVSARFNAHPELFDSEVRITADKVTRLFVSSEGTRLITEETLYAFHVSAVTRAPDGQLLDNSRSFYLPTEAGMPDEARVHAAAQKVIDELLALRQAPAITPYAGPAILAPEAAGVLFHETLGHRLEADRQDGDTDGKTFKGQEGKQILPAFLSLRDDPSRREVNGEPLNGYYLYDEEGVKGQPVSLVEKGVLKGYLMSRHPVEGFPRSNGHGRGQGTLQPVARMANLIVDSTKQVSDAELKKLLIAEAKRQGKPYGLIIRDITGGNTNTSSYGYQAFKGVPRMVYRVDVKTGEETLVRGVEIVGTPLSSVNRILATGQKLGVFNGFCGAESGNVPVSTVAPAVLLQELELQRAMEGKDRPPLLPSPAAPQKGTAGPEAKKD; from the coding sequence ATGCGGCCAGGAGGGTCCTCGCTTCACGCCTGGCGCGTGAGGGGAGGGCCCTCGCCGCGTTTCTGGCTACAGTGCGTGGCCGTGCCCGGCTCCTCCCGTCCCCTGTTCCCGCTGTTCCTGGCCGCGTCCTTCCTGATGGGCGCGGCGCCTGCTCCCGACCCTCGCGCCCCGTTGCTGGACGCGATGAGCGCGGAGCTCCAGCGCAACCAGCAGCAGCTCAAGGTGAACGGCCATGAAGCGCCGTACTTCTTGAGCTACGGCGTGAAGGACTACGAGTCGCGGTTGATCATCGCGCGCTACGGGGCGCTGTTCCAGGACGACGACTACCGCGAGCGCAAGCTGGGCGTGGACGTGCGCGTGGGCAGCTACGACTACGACAGCTCCGTGGCGGACTCGCTCGACTTCGGCTTCAGCACCAGCAAGGGCTCCAGCTTCACCGCGCGCAAGGACGGGCCGCAGGACGACTCGCCGCTCGCGCTGCGCACGGCGCTGTGGCTCGTCACGGACGAGAAGTACAAGGCCGCCCTCTTCCAGTACCTGAAGAAGAAGGGCGAGGACGTCTACACGGTGGAGGACCCCAAGCGCCCCGCGTCCTTCTCCAAGGAGACGCCGGCCACCTACGTGCAGCCGCCGGTGGCGTTCCCGTTCGACAGGCAGAAGTGGCGCAAGCTGGCGCGCGACGTGTCCGCGCGCTTCAACGCGCACCCGGAGCTGTTCGATTCAGAGGTCCGCATCACCGCGGACAAGGTCACGCGGCTGTTCGTGTCCTCGGAAGGCACGCGCCTCATCACGGAGGAGACGCTGTATGCGTTCCACGTCTCCGCGGTGACGCGCGCGCCGGATGGGCAGCTGCTCGACAACTCGCGCAGCTTCTACCTGCCCACGGAGGCGGGGATGCCCGACGAGGCGCGGGTGCACGCGGCGGCACAGAAGGTCATCGACGAATTGCTCGCGCTGCGGCAGGCGCCGGCCATCACCCCGTACGCGGGCCCGGCCATCCTGGCGCCAGAGGCCGCGGGCGTGCTCTTCCACGAGACGCTGGGCCACCGGCTGGAGGCGGACCGGCAGGACGGCGACACCGACGGCAAGACGTTCAAGGGACAGGAGGGGAAGCAGATCCTCCCGGCGTTCCTGTCGCTGCGGGATGATCCGTCCCGGCGCGAGGTCAACGGCGAGCCGCTCAACGGCTACTACCTCTACGACGAGGAGGGCGTGAAGGGGCAGCCGGTGAGCCTGGTGGAGAAGGGCGTCCTCAAGGGCTACCTGATGAGCCGTCACCCGGTGGAGGGCTTCCCCAGGTCCAACGGCCACGGGCGCGGCCAGGGCACGCTCCAGCCGGTGGCGCGCATGGCCAACCTCATCGTGGACAGCACGAAGCAGGTGAGCGACGCGGAGCTGAAGAAGCTGCTCATCGCGGAGGCGAAGCGGCAGGGCAAGCCGTATGGGCTCATCATCCGCGACATCACCGGTGGCAACACCAACACGTCCAGCTACGGCTACCAGGCCTTCAAGGGCGTGCCGCGCATGGTGTACCGCGTGGACGTGAAGACGGGAGAGGAGACGCTGGTGCGCGGGGTCGAAATCGTGGGCACGCCGCTGTCGTCCGTGAACCGCATCCTCGCCACGGGCCAGAAGCTGGGCGTGTTCAACGGCTTCTGCGGCGCGGAGAGCGGCAACGTGCCCGTGTCCACCGTGGCGCCCGCGGTGCTGCTCCAGGAGCTGGAGCTGCAGCGCGCCATGGAGGGCAAGGACCGGCCGCCGCTGTTGCCCAGCCCGGCCGCCCCGCAGAAGGGGACGGCCGGACCGGAGGCGAAGAAGGACTAG